In Herbaspirillum sp. WKF16, one genomic interval encodes:
- a CDS encoding ABC transporter permease: MQTSTSLPRGDATPARRRLRLNWPRGLVVAVAALAIFVPLLLIFYQSFLSAPFFAPVKELTLDSYRFIFDDPDFRQAFINGLMLAAGLTVIAVPLGGMLAFLMVRTDLPGRAWIAPALMVPIFVSPMVIGFGYVVAMGPVGFYSVWAKHLLALVGFEGDPWNIYAFPSIVLIAGLTHVPHVYLYASAALKSLGSDVEEAARVAGGSPLQVALNVSLPMITPALAYSGVLVFFLGFEVFGLVLVLGDPEGHLVLPTYLYKLTNKLGTPSYHLMAAVAVCLVAVTMPLVMLQRWLLRSASKYVAIKGKGARQKALPLGKWRWVAFALIAAWLMFTVVIPLSGIALRTFVSHWGDGVNLLEVLTLQNFRDVWEQPSLVRGIVNTVLIGVIGGALAVACYTAIALAMHRKQDGITRFLDYSVLVPRAVPGLLAGLSFLWVFLFVPSLLESALKGMDNLAAQWLVESFIPALRGLRSTIFSVWLAYSVVWLAYGLRLINTALLQVGPELEEAARAVGAPRARVTRDVTIPLVRYGLIGAWLMVFLIFEREYSTGVYLLSPGTEVIGSMIVSMWAAGAVELVAALSFINITLVAVGLGIALRFGVKLHD; this comes from the coding sequence ATGCAAACATCCACATCGCTGCCGCGCGGCGACGCAACCCCGGCCAGGCGGCGCCTGCGCCTGAACTGGCCGCGCGGCCTGGTGGTCGCCGTCGCGGCGCTGGCCATCTTCGTGCCGCTGCTGCTGATCTTCTACCAGAGCTTCCTGTCGGCGCCGTTCTTTGCGCCGGTCAAGGAACTCACGCTGGATTCCTACCGCTTCATCTTCGACGACCCGGACTTCCGCCAGGCCTTCATCAACGGCCTCATGCTGGCCGCCGGCCTGACCGTGATCGCCGTGCCGCTGGGCGGCATGCTGGCCTTCCTGATGGTGCGCACCGACCTGCCCGGACGCGCCTGGATCGCGCCGGCGCTGATGGTGCCGATCTTCGTCTCGCCGATGGTGATCGGCTTCGGCTACGTGGTGGCGATGGGGCCGGTCGGCTTCTATTCCGTCTGGGCCAAGCACTTGCTGGCGCTGGTCGGCTTCGAGGGCGACCCCTGGAACATCTACGCCTTCCCCAGCATCGTCCTCATCGCCGGCCTGACCCACGTGCCGCACGTCTACCTGTACGCCTCGGCCGCCCTGAAGAGCCTGGGCTCGGATGTCGAGGAAGCCGCCCGCGTGGCCGGCGGCTCGCCGCTGCAGGTGGCGCTGAACGTGTCGCTGCCGATGATCACGCCGGCGCTGGCCTATTCCGGCGTGCTGGTGTTCTTCCTCGGCTTCGAGGTGTTCGGCCTGGTGCTGGTGCTGGGCGATCCCGAAGGCCACCTGGTGCTGCCGACCTATCTCTACAAGCTGACCAACAAGCTGGGCACGCCGTCCTACCACCTGATGGCGGCCGTCGCGGTCTGCCTGGTGGCGGTGACCATGCCGCTGGTGATGCTGCAGCGCTGGCTGCTGCGCTCGGCCAGCAAGTACGTGGCGATCAAGGGCAAGGGCGCGCGCCAGAAGGCGCTGCCGCTGGGCAAGTGGCGCTGGGTGGCGTTCGCGCTGATCGCCGCCTGGCTGATGTTTACCGTGGTGATCCCGCTCTCGGGCATCGCGCTGCGCACCTTCGTGTCGCACTGGGGCGACGGCGTGAACCTGCTCGAGGTGCTGACGCTGCAGAACTTCCGCGACGTCTGGGAGCAGCCCTCGCTGGTGCGCGGCATCGTCAACACCGTGCTGATCGGCGTGATCGGCGGCGCCCTGGCCGTGGCCTGCTACACCGCCATCGCGCTGGCCATGCACCGCAAGCAGGACGGCATCACCCGCTTCCTCGACTACAGCGTGCTGGTGCCGCGCGCGGTGCCGGGCCTGCTGGCCGGCCTGTCCTTCCTGTGGGTGTTCCTGTTCGTGCCATCGCTGCTGGAGTCCGCGCTCAAGGGCATGGACAACCTCGCCGCGCAGTGGCTGGTGGAGAGCTTCATCCCGGCGCTGCGCGGCTTGCGCTCGACCATCTTCTCGGTCTGGCTGGCGTACTCGGTGGTGTGGCTGGCCTATGGCCTGCGCCTGATCAACACCGCGCTGCTGCAGGTCGGCCCGGAGCTGGAAGAGGCCGCGCGCGCGGTCGGCGCGCCGCGCGCCCGGGTCACCCGCGACGTCACCATCCCGCTGGTGCGCTACGGCCTGATCGGCGCCTGGCTGATGGTGTTCCTGATCTTCGAGCGCGAGTACTCCACCGGCGTCTACTTGCTCTCGCCCGGCACCGAGGTGATCGGCTCGATGATCGTCTCGATGTGGGCCGCCGGCGCCGTCGAGCTGGTGGCGGCGCTCTCCTTCATCAACATCACGCTGGTGGCCGTGGGCCTCGGCATCGCATTGCGCTTCGGCGTGAAGCTGCACGATTAA
- a CDS encoding ABC transporter substrate-binding protein, translated as MLHKRRLSVALGLALALPVAFINPAAAQAPAGYPSDYARVVDGAKKEGKVVIYSTTDSKAAESLIRDFSALYPGVKVEYNDMNSTEVYNRFISEAAAGGATADVMWSSSMDLQVKLASEGYGLAYRSPEAGALPGWANWKDTAYGTTFEPAAIVYNKRLVPEAEVPSTHAEFTRLLTAKADKYRNKVTTYDIEKSGVGFSLITYDLKLNPQFWDFARAMGGVAARVQSSTGTMLERISSGENLIGYNILGPYALVRAKKDPSIGVAFTKDYNLVLSRVIFINKSARNTNAAKLWLDYILSRRGQTIIANDAQLFAIRDDVSGATTSAELTRQLGAALKPMPVSAELLEYLDQKKRLDFLKQWKDATRK; from the coding sequence ATGTTGCACAAACGTCGTCTGAGCGTCGCGCTCGGTCTCGCCCTCGCTTTGCCTGTCGCTTTCATCAACCCGGCCGCGGCGCAGGCGCCGGCCGGCTATCCGAGCGATTATGCCCGGGTGGTCGACGGCGCCAAGAAGGAAGGCAAGGTCGTGATCTACAGCACCACCGACTCCAAGGCCGCCGAATCGCTGATCAGGGATTTCAGCGCGCTCTATCCGGGCGTGAAGGTCGAGTACAACGACATGAATTCCACCGAGGTCTACAACCGCTTCATCTCCGAGGCCGCGGCCGGCGGCGCCACCGCCGACGTGATGTGGTCGTCCTCGATGGACCTGCAGGTCAAGCTGGCCTCCGAAGGCTACGGCCTGGCCTACCGCTCGCCGGAAGCGGGCGCCCTGCCGGGCTGGGCCAACTGGAAGGACACCGCCTACGGCACCACCTTCGAGCCGGCCGCGATCGTCTACAACAAGCGCCTGGTGCCCGAGGCCGAGGTGCCTTCCACCCACGCCGAATTCACCAGGCTGCTGACGGCCAAGGCCGACAAGTACAGGAACAAGGTCACCACCTACGACATCGAGAAATCCGGTGTCGGCTTCTCGCTGATCACCTACGACCTCAAGCTCAACCCGCAATTCTGGGACTTCGCCCGCGCCATGGGCGGCGTCGCGGCGCGCGTGCAGTCGTCCACAGGCACCATGCTGGAACGCATCTCCTCGGGCGAGAACCTGATCGGCTACAACATCCTCGGCCCCTACGCGCTGGTGCGCGCCAAGAAGGATCCCTCCATCGGCGTGGCCTTCACCAAGGACTACAACCTGGTGCTCTCGCGCGTGATCTTCATCAACAAGTCGGCCAGGAACACCAACGCCGCCAAGCTGTGGCTGGACTACATCCTCTCCAGGCGCGGCCAGACCATCATCGCCAATGACGCCCAGCTGTTCGCCATCCGCGACGACGTCAGCGGCGCCACCACCTCGGCCGAACTGACCCGGCAGCTGGGCGCGGCCCTGAAACCGATGCCGGTCTCCGCAGAACTGCTGGAATACCTGGACCAGAAGAAGCGCCTGGACTTCCTCAAGCAATGGAAGGACGCCACCAGGAAGTAA
- a CDS encoding response regulator produces the protein MRILLVEDHVELSRWLSKALQDSHLTVECAANGADADSLLLTQEYALVILDLTLPRMDGLDVLKRMRARGSRTPVLILTARGGLADRVNGLNLGADDYLAKPFELEELEARVKALLRRTQNNEAVTVSCGALSFDTVSRTFSYGGELLALTPREHAVLEALLTRHGHTVPKEKLFRQVFSLDDNASVDAIEIYIHRLRKKLEHAGDGRVSITTLRGLGYLLQAA, from the coding sequence ATGCGCATCTTGCTGGTTGAAGACCATGTAGAACTTTCCCGCTGGCTGTCCAAGGCCCTGCAGGATTCCCATCTCACCGTGGAATGCGCGGCCAACGGCGCCGACGCCGACAGCCTTCTGCTGACGCAGGAATATGCGCTGGTGATCCTCGACCTGACGCTGCCCAGGATGGATGGGCTGGACGTCCTCAAGCGCATGCGCGCGCGCGGCAGCCGCACGCCGGTGCTGATCCTGACGGCGCGCGGCGGCCTGGCCGACCGCGTCAACGGCCTCAACCTGGGCGCCGACGACTACCTGGCCAAGCCCTTCGAACTGGAAGAGCTGGAGGCGCGCGTGAAGGCGCTGCTGCGGCGCACGCAGAACAACGAGGCGGTCACGGTGAGCTGCGGCGCGCTATCCTTCGACACGGTCTCGCGCACCTTCAGCTACGGCGGCGAATTGCTGGCGCTGACGCCGCGCGAGCATGCGGTGCTGGAGGCGCTGCTCACGCGCCACGGCCACACGGTGCCGAAGGAGAAATTGTTCCGCCAGGTGTTCTCGCTGGACGACAACGCCAGCGTCGACGCCATCGAGATCTACATCCACCGCCTGCGCAAGAAGCTCGAGCACGCCGGCGACGGCCGCGTCTCCATCACCACCCTGCGCGGCCTGGGCTACCTGCTGCAGGCGGCCTGA
- a CDS encoding tripartite tricarboxylate transporter substrate binding protein, with translation MRAVTLRAMLAACLLACAAPCAIAVECIVPAKPGGGMDAACKMLRRVLKEEGSQAPVKLSYLPGGIGAVAWSSVVSQRRGGPDTLVTFSGGSLLNLAQGKYGKAAVGDVRWVAGVGIDYGMVAVRADAPWRNLRELLQAIRKDPAGTTVGLSGTVGSQDWLKMAMLAGRAGIEPRRVRFVALEGGGDSVAALQAGHVQVISGDASEAAHFIAEGKIRILAVLSEQRLPGRLHAVPTAREQGYDVVWPIIRGFYMSPHAPEADYRRWVEIFDKAMADPAFDRQRSAGGLYPFAMTGQALTDYIAQTVAQYRKQSQELGLVR, from the coding sequence ATGAGGGCCGTGACGCTGCGCGCGATGTTGGCCGCGTGCCTGTTGGCATGCGCGGCGCCGTGCGCGATCGCGGTGGAGTGCATCGTGCCGGCCAAGCCGGGCGGCGGCATGGACGCCGCCTGCAAGATGCTGCGCCGGGTGCTCAAGGAGGAGGGCTCGCAGGCGCCGGTCAAGCTGAGCTACCTGCCCGGCGGCATCGGCGCGGTGGCCTGGAGTTCGGTGGTGTCGCAGCGCCGCGGCGGCCCCGACACGCTGGTGACCTTCTCCGGCGGTTCGCTGCTCAACCTGGCGCAGGGCAAGTACGGCAAGGCCGCCGTGGGCGATGTGCGCTGGGTGGCCGGCGTGGGCATCGACTACGGCATGGTGGCGGTGCGCGCCGATGCCCCCTGGCGCAACCTGCGCGAGCTGCTGCAGGCGATCCGCAAGGATCCCGCCGGGACCACGGTCGGCCTGTCGGGCACCGTGGGCAGCCAGGACTGGTTGAAGATGGCGATGCTGGCCGGGCGCGCCGGCATCGAGCCGCGCCGGGTCCGCTTCGTGGCGCTGGAAGGTGGCGGCGATTCCGTCGCCGCGCTGCAGGCCGGCCACGTGCAGGTGATCTCGGGCGACGCCTCGGAAGCGGCGCACTTCATCGCCGAAGGCAAGATCAGGATCCTCGCGGTGCTGTCCGAGCAGCGCCTGCCGGGTCGGCTGCACGCGGTGCCGACCGCGCGCGAGCAGGGCTATGACGTGGTGTGGCCCATCATCCGCGGCTTCTACATGAGCCCGCATGCGCCGGAGGCGGACTACCGGCGCTGGGTGGAGATCTTCGACAAGGCGATGGCCGATCCCGCCTTCGATCGACAGCGCAGCGCCGGCGGCCTGTATCCCTTCGCCATGACGGGGCAGGCGCTGACCGATTACATCGCGCAGACGGTTGCGCAATACCGCAAGCAGTCCCAGGAGCTAGGCCTGGTGCGCTGA
- a CDS encoding ABC transporter ATP-binding protein, translating to MTELSVNDLHLDYGSGAHANPILKGVSMQLQRGEVVALLGPSGSGKTTLLRAVAGLESPKAGDIDIGARRVFDGARKVEIPAEERNLGLVFQSYALWPHKTVADNVAYGLKLRKTPSADIAARVKAVLSQLGLGHLGERYPHQLSGGQQQRVAIARALVYNPQVILLDEPLSNLDAKLREEARAFLRELIVRLGLSALMVTHDQGEAMAISDRILLLNNGRIEQQGTPQSMYQTPDTLFTAEFMGSNNKLAAQVVRREGARVTLKLDGGAAVATLRGGEAQPGQAVTGIIRVEQVRISDQPADNAIRLPLSTCMYLGDRWECLFKAGGADASAAGLRAYAPQRLEPGEYWLCLPEQALWAF from the coding sequence ATGACCGAACTTTCCGTCAACGACCTGCACCTGGACTACGGCAGCGGCGCCCACGCCAACCCCATCCTCAAGGGCGTCTCGATGCAGTTGCAGCGCGGCGAAGTGGTGGCGCTGCTGGGCCCCTCCGGCAGCGGCAAGACCACGCTGCTGCGCGCCGTGGCCGGGCTGGAGTCGCCCAAGGCCGGCGACATCGACATCGGCGCGCGCCGCGTGTTCGACGGCGCGCGCAAGGTCGAGATTCCGGCCGAGGAGCGCAACCTGGGCCTGGTGTTCCAGTCCTACGCGCTGTGGCCGCACAAGACCGTGGCCGACAACGTCGCCTATGGCCTGAAGCTGCGCAAGACGCCTTCCGCCGACATCGCCGCGCGCGTCAAGGCCGTGCTCTCGCAGCTGGGCCTGGGCCACCTGGGCGAGCGCTATCCGCACCAGCTCTCCGGCGGCCAGCAGCAGCGCGTGGCGATCGCCCGCGCGCTGGTCTACAACCCGCAGGTGATCCTGCTGGACGAACCGCTCTCCAACCTCGACGCCAAGCTGCGCGAGGAGGCGCGCGCCTTCCTGCGCGAGCTGATCGTGCGCCTGGGCCTGTCGGCGCTGATGGTTACGCACGACCAGGGCGAGGCGATGGCGATCTCGGATCGCATCCTGCTGTTGAACAACGGCCGCATCGAACAGCAGGGCACGCCGCAGAGCATGTACCAGACCCCCGACACCCTGTTCACCGCCGAATTCATGGGCAGCAACAACAAGCTCGCCGCGCAGGTAGTGCGGCGCGAGGGCGCGCGCGTCACCTTGAAGCTGGACGGCGGCGCCGCCGTGGCCACGCTGCGCGGCGGCGAGGCGCAACCGGGCCAGGCCGTCACCGGGATCATCCGCGTCGAGCAGGTGCGCATCTCGGACCAGCCGGCCGACAACGCCATCCGCCTGCCGCTCTCCACCTGCATGTACCTGGGCGACCGCTGGGAATGCCTGTTCAAGGCGGGCGGCGCGGATGCCTCGGCCGCCGGCTTGCGCGCCTACGCGCCGCAGCGGCTGGAGCCTGGCGAGTACTGGCTTTGCCTGCCGGAACAGGCGCTCTGGGCTTTCTGA